Genomic window (Terriglobales bacterium):
AACCAGCAAGCCGCACGTATCCAATTAAATAATTTGGCATTTTTAGAGGATGCTTGCGCCCCCGCCAGATCGTTCTTCCCCAGTTTGCTGTTGACCTGAACAGAAAAGATCAATGCGATGACGGCCAAAGCCAAGGGAATAAAACCAATGCCGCAAGTGAGACCACAACACATCAGAGAAACAACCGTCTGAATGATGGAAAACACGAGATAGTTAGGAACACTGGCAATGGTTGGAGGCGGAACGCCGGGCGTAGCGGGCACATCCGGTACACCAGTGGGCGGAGTTGGCGGCGGCCCCGGCGGCAGAGGAGCGGAGGAGAGCTGGGGAATGGCTTGGTTGCATTGCATACACACAGTTGCCGTGTCTGCATTATTGGCACCACAATTGGGACAGAACATAAGTGCTCCTCCTTACTACTTTTCGCGGGAGACAGGCCAGATGGCAATCATCAGTGTTGTTGAAATACGTTTGCCGCCGCCCCCACCATGATCAATATGATATAGACAATACTCAGTACAACCCCGGCCATGACGATTCCAAAAGCAATCCAGCAGAAAAGCTTGGCATTTTTAGAAGCCGAAAGCGCACCGGCGATATCATTGGCCGCGATCTTGCCGTTGACCTGGGTGGAATAGACCAGGGCAATAATGGAGAAAGGCAAAGAAAAAAGACTGCAGCAGAGGACGGAAGCCACCGTCATGATGATGGATTGCGTCAGGTAGTTAGGAATCTGAGCCAGAGACTGCGGAGGAGCCACTACGCCCGGCTGCCCCAGCGCAGGTATAGCGGCCGGTGAAGGCTGCAGCGGTTGTGGCGGCTGCGGACTCGAGGAAAACTGGGGAATGGCCTGGTTGCACTGCACGCACATGGTCGCTGTGTCTGCATTGTTGGCACCGCAATTAGGACAAAACATGTGTGCTCCTCCTCACAGAGCTGGCGGAATCTTTTTACAGCATGAAAATGCTACAGCAATGCACCTAATACGACTGGAAAAACGGGTGTTTATCTATACCATGGATTGGGGCGGAAGCAAAAGCTAAAAGCTTGAACACAGTTGGCAGTAAGAATTAAACCGCAGAGGACGCGGAGGTACGCAGAGGCCTGGGGGAAGTCAGAAGTACGATTTACGATTTGTGACTTACGACTTCTCTGCGCGGTAGCTGGTGCGTAGTTCTTCCACGATCTCGCGGGCGGCTTTGCGCGCTTGCTCGAACTTATTGGGTTCGAAAGAGATTGCGCCGACGCGGGCATGGCCGCCTCCGCCGTAGCGTTCGCATATCTCGGCGAGATTCACCATGTTTTCCGCATGCGCCCAGGGATTAGAGCCTACGGCAACCTTAGTGCGGAAGCTGCTCTTGCTCAGTCCGACGCTGTAGGTGCAGTCGGGGTGCAAATAGTAGGGGATGAACTTGTTGTAGCCTTCCAGGTCCTGATCGGTGATGTCGAAGAAGATAGTGCCATCTTTGCACTCGGAGCGCTGCCGGACGATCTCAATGGACTTCTGGTGGCGCTCCAGCAAGGGAGGAATGCGCTCGGCGACGAAAGGCTCGGCAATGACCTGGGCCAAGGGCCGTTCGGTCAACAACGGAATCAACCGGCTGGCGAACTGATGGTCCTGGTTGGATTCGATCACCATGGTGAGCTTCATGGCGGGCTCGCGCATTTCGACGGCAACGTTGACGCTTTCAAATTGCGCTCCGTCAATGATATCGGCCCACTCCACCAACTCTTTTACCGGCTCAACCTTGAATCCAAAGTGCTTTTCGGCGATGACGGCAATCAGCTTGGTGCAGGACTTGTAGTCGGGATCGTAAAACTTGCGGCTGCTGGGCTGCTGCTCGAAGTGGGCGGCATCCTCAGGGGTAAGAAAAGCGCTCTGATGATGGTCAAACCACCAGGTGATCCTGGGCGAGGTGGAATACTTGAAATCCACGATGGCGTTCTCGTCGCCATCAAACTTGGACTCGTCAAATAACGAACCGGCACGGTGCACCAGGCCGGAAAAGACAAACTCGGCGCCGTCGCGCACGCGTTCGCGGTAAAAACGGGCAAACAAGGCCGCCGAGGCAGCGCCGTCAAAGCAACGATCGTGATAAAAGACCCGGACTCTCAATTGGACCACCTGAAAAGGTAAAAGCTAATAGGAATCTCATTCCGGGGGATGGATGTCAAGTGTAAAGTCAAAAGCTTAAACCGCAAAGGGCACAAAGGAACACAAAGGAAATACTCACAAGTCAGGATGGCATACCACAACCCGCAAGACCTTTGGCGGTATTCTCGGGATAGAAAAGTAAAAGCGGGAGCAGCAGTGGGCTCCCGCTTTTGAACGATTGAGGTGCTAGACGCTGTTAGCCTGCTTCTCGGCCATCTCGCCGATGTAAGGCAGCTTCCACTTCTCGCCCTTGTTGGCCTTGATGAGCAGCATGACCCAGACGATCAAACTGCCGATGCCAAGGCCGGCTGCGAGCAATAAATGGAGGATCCATCCAAGGATCGGGATAATATCCAGAACAAACCCCAAAATCATCAGAACGATCCATAGCACGGTGAGTGCTATTGCAAAGAAGATGTTTTGAAAGGCGTGGAAGCGCACAAACTTGTTTTTGTTGTAAGGCTCCATCACCAGGAAGATAATCGCCGGGATGATTGTTATATAGGCAAGCATGCCAGCGGTGTTATCCGCCAAACCGCCGGAAGCGGGGGTGGAAGCCGGACTAGGTGCAGTACTCACAGAATTACCTCCTACAGGGTTAATTTTTACTGCGCAGGGCACGCTATGGAAACTTCCCATAGCGGCACAAACATCGCGGCCAATTGCCTGCCCCGTAATTCGACGTATTGGTTTCAATACGCCCTGCGGAAAAACCGCCGCAGGATTGCACTAGAGTCTTGGGCGAACAGTACCAAAAAAACAGGTATAAAGCAAAAAAAAATTGCATTCAAGGCAGATAGTGTAAAGAGTATCTACAGCGTTACAACAAAATCGTCCCCGGTTGTCAGTACCAAGTCGCAATTTTTACCGCGGAGGCGCGAAGAACAACGGTAAAACATTCACTTCATGCCTGCGATGTCAACCATAGTGACGAGTGGATGCAGGGATGAGACAATGTGGCAAGACCATGTCTGCTACCACGGTCACTCCTGCCAGCCTCAAGCCTCGAAAGCGTCGTGCCTTAAAGATTTTTCTATGGGTGTTGGGAGCCTTGGCCCTGATCTGTGTGGCTCTTGCCGCAGCCGTTTATTTCATTGCTCGATCGTCGTTGCCGCAGGTGGATGGCACGATCACGGTGAGTGGACTCGCGGCGCCGGTGGAGGTGATCCGCGACGCACAAGGGGTGCCACACATCCGGGCGCAGAATCTTCCCGACTTACTGTTTGCGCAGGGTTACGTCATCGCCCAAGACCGGCTCTGGCAGTTGGACATCACGCGCCGCTATGCGGCCGGGGACACGTCCGAGATTTTCGGGTCCGACCTGATCGAGCACGACCGGCAGCAGCGCATTCTTGGGTTACGTCAAGTGGCCCAGCACAGCGCCAGCCGCATGGAGAGCCGCGAAAAAACTCTTTTCGAAGCTTACGCGCGCGGAGTCAATGCCTACATTGAGAGCCATCGCGACAGGCTTCCGCTGGAATTCCGCTTGCTGGGGTACGAACCGAAGCCGTGGACGGTGGAAGATAGTTTTCTGATCGGCGCGCAGATGGCGCAGAACCTCAGCCACGACCAGTTTGAAACCAAGCTGCTGCGCGAAAAACTGACCGCGATTCTGGGGCCACAAAAGGCGGCAGATTTGTATCCGAATTCGTCGTGGCGGGACCGGCCGCCTGCGGAAGCCGCCAAGAAAGAGGCAGAACCGGTAAAGAAAAATCCTGATGATGAAGATGATTCGAGTTCGGAAACAAATATTGCTGGAGTTGGGCAAGAACATTTATTTTGGCGCTCCGCTGACGCTCCGCGCTTGCCTTCGGCAGAGCGGAAGCGGATTTTAGCCAACTTTTTCGGCACGGCTGAAGCCGTGCCCCTCCGAAAGATTCAATGGTCCCCTGCCCTACCTCACCAAGATTCTTCAGGGAATGGAGACGTAGCAAGCTACGTCTCTACGCGCGATCCTTTTGGCGAAGATGACGCGCTGGTTCCTGGTTCCAATAACTGGGTGGTTTCGGGGGCGCATACTATCAGCGGCAAACCGCTGCTTTCGAATGACATGCATTTGCACCACCAGGTTCCCAGTGTGTGGTATGAAGCGCAGCTTACCGCGGGCGAATTCGATGTGGCCGGAGTCACGCTGCCTGGATTTCCATTCGTCGTTGTAGGACACAACCAGCGGATTGCATGGGGATTCACTAACCTTGGTCCGGATGTTGAAGATATCTTTATTGAGAATTTCAACGCGCAGGGTGAATATCAAACGCCCGCCGGGTGGAAGCAGCCGGAGCATCGGCGCGAAGTTATCCATGTGAAAGGCCAGGGGGACATTTCTCTCGACGTGGTTTCCACGCGGCATGGACCGGTTGTGACCGAGTTGATGCCGGGAGAGAGGCGGAAGATCGCGTTGCGATGGACGCTGCATGATTTGAATCTGGATATTCCCTTCGATGATCTGAACCAGGCAAAGAATTGGGATGAGTTTCGCCATGCAGTGGGCCGGCTTAAGATCCCTGGGCAGAATGTCGTCTATGCCGATGTGGATGGGAACATTGGTTATCAGAGCACGGGCGCGATTCCCCTGCGCCGGTCGGGCAACGGAGCACTGCCGGTTTCGGGAGCCGATGACGCGCACGAGTGGACGGGCTACATCCCTTACGACCAGATGCCGAGTGTTTATGATCCGCCCTCGGGCATTTTGGCGACGGCGAATGGACGCATAACGCCGGACCGATATCCGTATTCGATCAGCACGGACTGGGGCTCACCTTACCGCACGCAACGCATTTACAGCGTGCTGGAGTCGGGAAACAAATTTTCCCCGTCCGACATGCTCGCCCTGCAAACCGATATTGATTCGGAGTTCGACAAATTTTGCGCCGAGCACTTTGTGGCGGCGATTGACCACTCCAAAACAGCTTCGAGCCGCGCACGGGAGGCGGCGGAGATCATGCGCTCGTGGGATGGACG
Coding sequences:
- a CDS encoding CD225/dispanin family protein — translated: MQCNQAIPQLSSAPLPPGPPPTPPTGVPDVPATPGVPPPTIASVPNYLVFSIIQTVVSLMCCGLTCGIGFIPLALAVIALIFSVQVNSKLGKNDLAGAQASSKNAKLFNWIRAACW
- a CDS encoding CD225/dispanin family protein is translated as MFCPNCGANNADTATMCVQCNQAIPQFSSSPQPPQPLQPSPAAIPALGQPGVVAPPQSLAQIPNYLTQSIIMTVASVLCCSLFSLPFSIIALVYSTQVNGKIAANDIAGALSASKNAKLFCWIAFGIVMAGVVLSIVYIILIMVGAAANVFQQH
- a CDS encoding DUF4870 domain-containing protein, giving the protein MSTAPSPASTPASGGLADNTAGMLAYITIIPAIIFLVMEPYNKNKFVRFHAFQNIFFAIALTVLWIVLMILGFVLDIIPILGWILHLLLAAGLGIGSLIVWVMLLIKANKGEKWKLPYIGEMAEKQANSV
- a CDS encoding penicillin acylase family protein; this encodes MSATTVTPASLKPRKRRALKIFLWVLGALALICVALAAAVYFIARSSLPQVDGTITVSGLAAPVEVIRDAQGVPHIRAQNLPDLLFAQGYVIAQDRLWQLDITRRYAAGDTSEIFGSDLIEHDRQQRILGLRQVAQHSASRMESREKTLFEAYARGVNAYIESHRDRLPLEFRLLGYEPKPWTVEDSFLIGAQMAQNLSHDQFETKLLREKLTAILGPQKAADLYPNSSWRDRPPAEAAKKEAEPVKKNPDDEDDSSSETNIAGVGQEHLFWRSADAPRLPSAERKRILANFFGTAEAVPLRKIQWSPALPHQDSSGNGDVASYVSTRDPFGEDDALVPGSNNWVVSGAHTISGKPLLSNDMHLHHQVPSVWYEAQLTAGEFDVAGVTLPGFPFVVVGHNQRIAWGFTNLGPDVEDIFIENFNAQGEYQTPAGWKQPEHRREVIHVKGQGDISLDVVSTRHGPVVTELMPGERRKIALRWTLHDLNLDIPFDDLNQAKNWDEFRHAVGRLKIPGQNVVYADVDGNIGYQSTGAIPLRRSGNGALPVSGADDAHEWTGYIPYDQMPSVYDPPSGILATANGRITPDRYPYSISTDWGSPYRTQRIYSVLESGNKFSPSDMLALQTDIDSEFDKFCAEHFVAAIDHSKTASSRAREAAEIMRSWDGRMTADSAAATITLKSESKLKTLLLGSHVEDYSWYESSVAWENLLTKRPKYWLPAGFGNYDQLLTAAVEQAITETDAPRRLASWEKGWAYPLEFQHPIFGKIPLLRWFSGPGRVKQSGDGWTVKQVGRAFGPSERLTVDFADLDRSTLNIVTGESGQIFSPHYMDQWKAWYEGQTFTLPFSQAAVEKAGAHRLRLEGK